In Candidatus Rokuibacteriota bacterium, the following are encoded in one genomic region:
- a CDS encoding FAD-binding oxidoreductase translates to MRTTDVVIVGGGIIGGSIAYHLLARDTRLGVVLLEKEADVGTGSTAKATGGVRHQFSTEANIRLTQLSYRYFTDAEAMLGRSVDFVSHGYLFVTADPSTLARSREAVTLQQRLGVASQVVAPEEMKSLLPQLRVDDLVGGTFCPADGSADPHGLLQAFLARARDRGLELRTGEAVTAVLRNHERVAGVATVNESYQAPVVVNAAGPFADRVGKLAGVEIPSRPYRRQVLVTEPLPDFPEVFPLIVDLDTGWYVHRQGKSAVLMGGTDKDSAPGLDATVDWEAFNLVFAAAGKRVPRLAEAKVMRAYAGVRDLTPDYHGILGEAPELPGFYVACGFSGHGFMHAPAIGRLMAELILDGAATSMDIAPLALGRFRSREAASESMMF, encoded by the coding sequence GTGCGGACAACCGACGTCGTCATCGTTGGTGGCGGGATCATCGGCGGCTCGATCGCCTACCATCTCCTCGCGCGGGACACGCGCCTGGGCGTCGTGCTCCTGGAAAAGGAGGCGGACGTCGGCACCGGCTCCACCGCCAAGGCGACGGGCGGGGTGCGGCATCAGTTCTCGACCGAGGCGAACATCCGCCTGACCCAGCTCTCGTACCGGTACTTCACCGATGCCGAGGCGATGCTGGGACGCTCGGTGGACTTCGTCTCTCACGGCTACCTCTTCGTGACGGCGGACCCTTCGACGCTGGCCCGGAGCCGGGAGGCGGTGACCTTGCAGCAGCGGCTCGGCGTGGCGAGCCAGGTCGTGGCTCCCGAGGAGATGAAGTCGCTCCTACCCCAGCTCAGGGTGGATGACCTCGTAGGCGGGACATTCTGCCCTGCCGACGGGTCGGCTGACCCTCACGGGCTCCTCCAGGCCTTCCTCGCGCGCGCGCGCGATCGCGGGCTCGAGCTTCGCACGGGTGAGGCCGTGACCGCCGTGCTCAGGAACCACGAGCGGGTCGCTGGCGTCGCGACGGTGAATGAGAGCTATCAGGCGCCGGTGGTGGTAAACGCGGCAGGTCCGTTTGCCGATCGGGTGGGGAAGCTGGCGGGTGTTGAAATTCCCTCGAGGCCCTACCGCCGCCAGGTGCTGGTCACCGAGCCGCTGCCTGACTTCCCCGAGGTCTTCCCGCTGATCGTGGACCTCGACACCGGCTGGTACGTGCACCGCCAGGGCAAGAGCGCGGTCCTCATGGGCGGGACCGACAAGGACAGCGCCCCGGGGCTGGATGCCACCGTGGACTGGGAGGCCTTCAACCTCGTCTTCGCCGCCGCCGGCAAGCGTGTCCCGCGGCTGGCTGAGGCGAAGGTGATGCGCGCGTACGCCGGGGTGCGCGACCTGACCCCCGACTACCATGGCATCCTGGGCGAGGCACCCGAGCTTCCGGGGTTCTACGTGGCCTGCGGCTTCTCGGGCCACGGCTTCATGCACGCCCCGGCGATCGGCCGCTTGATGGCCGAGCTCATCCTGGACGGCGCCGCCACCAGCATGGATATTGCGCCGCTCGCGCTGGGACGTTTCCGCAGCAGAGAAGCGGCTTCGGAAAGCATGATGTTCTAG
- a CDS encoding AAA family ATPase, whose translation MQCPRCHAPLRPGVRFCEECGVPAPLVCPSCGAEVVPEKRFCGSCGAPVAAPPGARFVSPQSYTPKHLAEKILKTRAAFEGERKQVTVLFSDVSGFTAISERLDPEDVHAMMDRAFEATLDAVHRYEGTVNQFLGDGVMALFGAPIAHEDHAHRALRAALAVQEGLQPLHDDVRRTYGLEFQVRVGINTGLVVVGAIGKDLRMDYTAVGDTTNLAFRLLGLAQPGQIVISGHTQHLTEGFFTFEDLGEFSVKGKAEPVRAYAVKSEIQGRTRLEVSRERGLTPLVGREAEVRQLAEGYGRAADGRGAIVLVRGDPGIGKSRLLYEFLRRLDRTRVRELEATCVSYGRSMPYRPILELLGRYLGLWEGMPEQATRTRIAACLRSLGVEGEEPAILLAHFVGASAPSEFLIRLESAQLKERTFGILRTLFLRASEMTSLVIVVENLHWLDPSSEEFLGYLAEGLSGHRILLLLTTRPGFAAPWLALAETIALEGLDTGGAHAMTRALLGAERVSEPLLQVVLAKGEGNPLYVEEILRQLQETDGIIIENGEARLRGTHVAVPETIHDIIAARIDRLAEPVKHTLQVAAVVGRRFGVSLLSRVLEIDGRVEDRLRDLHQLDFVFPIPEEPELMYSFKHALTQEVAYASLLERRRRIYHTAVGVALEELHAGRTDEVVELLAHHFGQSAEAEKAVDYAIGAAEKAQRRWANIEALAHFEAALKRLDAMPDTEPNRLRRLDAVLKQSEVKFAQGRHAEQVQALETIRGLVEGTGDPRRRAAWYYWTGYLHTLTGARLELPLAYCREASTIADAAGLDEIRAFAECCLAHVYAQAGDPSAAVAAGERALAIFQARGNVWWACRTLWILSMASISLGEWTRSGEYCHRALQYGQEVNDLRLKVVGWWRTGSTHIQRGDTETGLRCCEEALALSPTPFDAAMIKAVQGYGLVKAGQVAAGTAQLAEAVAWLDQSHLRYTRSVFAVRLAEGYLLQGDRLRARQVLEEVLATSREVGYRQPEGMAHRLLGQSFTPDDPRAAAEHLERATGILEEVGARNELAKALVAQADLHRATGDTRLARQLLERAFALFETLGTLDEPSRVRAALAALPDSSPA comes from the coding sequence ATGCAGTGTCCCCGGTGCCACGCCCCGCTCCGGCCGGGCGTGAGATTCTGCGAGGAGTGCGGCGTTCCGGCGCCGCTCGTCTGCCCGAGCTGCGGCGCGGAGGTCGTTCCCGAGAAGAGGTTCTGTGGCTCCTGCGGCGCGCCCGTCGCCGCGCCCCCCGGCGCCCGCTTCGTCTCGCCTCAGTCCTATACCCCTAAGCACCTCGCCGAGAAGATCCTAAAGACGCGGGCTGCCTTCGAGGGCGAGCGCAAGCAGGTGACCGTCCTGTTCTCCGACGTGTCCGGCTTCACGGCGATCTCGGAACGTCTCGACCCCGAGGATGTGCACGCGATGATGGACCGAGCCTTCGAGGCGACTCTGGACGCCGTGCACCGCTACGAAGGGACGGTCAACCAGTTCCTCGGTGACGGGGTGATGGCCCTCTTCGGCGCCCCTATCGCCCACGAAGACCATGCGCACCGCGCCCTGCGCGCCGCCCTGGCCGTCCAGGAGGGGCTCCAGCCGCTCCACGACGATGTGCGGCGCACCTACGGGCTGGAGTTCCAGGTCAGGGTCGGCATCAACACGGGCCTCGTGGTCGTCGGGGCGATCGGCAAGGACCTCCGCATGGACTACACGGCGGTCGGAGATACGACCAATCTTGCCTTTCGACTCCTGGGCCTCGCCCAGCCGGGTCAGATTGTGATCAGTGGACACACCCAACATCTCACCGAAGGCTTCTTCACCTTCGAGGACCTGGGGGAGTTCTCCGTTAAAGGAAAAGCTGAGCCAGTCCGCGCCTATGCCGTGAAGAGTGAAATCCAGGGGCGGACAAGGTTGGAGGTGTCGCGGGAACGAGGGCTGACCCCGTTGGTGGGCCGCGAAGCCGAGGTGCGTCAGCTTGCGGAAGGCTACGGCCGGGCGGCTGACGGCCGGGGCGCCATTGTCTTGGTCAGGGGCGACCCCGGCATAGGCAAGTCCCGGCTGCTCTACGAGTTCTTGCGGCGCCTGGACAGGACTAGAGTCCGGGAGCTGGAGGCGACGTGCGTGTCCTATGGCCGCTCCATGCCCTACCGTCCGATTCTGGAACTCCTCGGGCGCTACCTGGGGCTGTGGGAAGGGATGCCTGAGCAGGCGACCCGGACCCGAATCGCGGCGTGCCTTCGGTCCCTGGGCGTCGAGGGAGAAGAACCAGCGATCCTGCTCGCCCATTTCGTCGGCGCGTCGGCGCCGTCGGAGTTCCTGATTCGCCTGGAAAGCGCCCAACTCAAGGAACGGACATTCGGCATACTGCGCACCCTGTTTCTTCGGGCGAGCGAGATGACGTCGCTTGTTATCGTGGTCGAAAATTTGCACTGGCTCGACCCCAGCTCCGAGGAATTTCTCGGGTATCTCGCAGAGGGCCTGTCGGGGCACCGGATCCTCCTGCTGTTGACGACGAGGCCGGGTTTCGCCGCGCCGTGGCTGGCCCTGGCGGAGACGATCGCCCTCGAGGGCCTCGACACCGGAGGCGCCCATGCGATGACCCGCGCGCTTCTGGGCGCTGAGAGAGTATCCGAGCCGCTGCTCCAGGTTGTGCTGGCGAAGGGCGAGGGCAATCCGTTGTACGTGGAGGAGATCCTCCGCCAGCTTCAGGAGACCGACGGCATCATCATCGAGAACGGAGAGGCACGCCTAAGGGGAACGCACGTCGCGGTGCCGGAGACGATCCACGACATCATCGCGGCGCGCATCGACCGGCTAGCGGAGCCGGTGAAGCACACGCTCCAGGTGGCGGCCGTCGTGGGTCGACGCTTCGGGGTCTCTCTCCTCTCCCGCGTTCTCGAGATCGACGGGCGCGTGGAGGATCGCCTGCGCGACCTCCATCAACTCGACTTCGTGTTCCCGATCCCAGAGGAGCCCGAGCTGATGTACAGCTTCAAGCACGCGCTCACCCAGGAGGTGGCCTACGCCAGCCTCCTGGAGCGCCGACGGCGAATCTACCACACGGCCGTAGGCGTCGCGCTCGAAGAGTTGCACGCCGGGCGCACAGACGAGGTGGTCGAGCTGCTCGCTCACCACTTCGGCCAGAGCGCGGAAGCCGAGAAGGCTGTCGACTATGCCATCGGGGCTGCCGAGAAGGCCCAGCGGCGCTGGGCGAACATCGAAGCGCTCGCCCACTTCGAGGCCGCCCTCAAGCGCCTCGACGCCATGCCGGATACGGAGCCGAACCGGCTGCGGCGCCTCGATGCCGTCCTCAAGCAGTCGGAGGTCAAGTTCGCCCAGGGCCGCCACGCCGAGCAGGTCCAGGCATTGGAAACCATCCGCGGGCTGGTGGAAGGGACAGGGGACCCTCGGCGGCGCGCGGCTTGGTATTACTGGACTGGTTATCTGCACACCCTCACCGGTGCGCGACTGGAGCTTCCGCTGGCCTATTGCCGCGAGGCCTCCACCATCGCGGACGCTGCGGGCCTCGATGAGATTCGGGCGTTCGCGGAGTGCTGCCTTGCCCACGTCTACGCCCAGGCCGGCGATCCCTCAGCCGCAGTGGCGGCCGGCGAACGCGCCTTGGCGATCTTCCAGGCCCGGGGCAACGTGTGGTGGGCCTGCCGGACGCTGTGGATCCTCAGCATGGCTTCTATCTCCCTCGGGGAGTGGACACGGAGCGGCGAGTACTGCCACCGGGCCCTTCAGTACGGGCAGGAGGTGAACGACCTCCGCCTGAAGGTAGTCGGCTGGTGGCGGACCGGATCGACGCATATTCAGAGGGGCGACACCGAGACTGGCCTCAGGTGCTGTGAGGAGGCCCTCGCCCTATCGCCCACACCGTTCGACGCCGCGATGATCAAAGCCGTGCAGGGATACGGTCTGGTCAAGGCCGGGCAGGTCGCCGCGGGAACGGCGCAACTTGCGGAAGCGGTCGCGTGGCTCGACCAGTCGCATCTGCGGTATACACGCTCGGTGTTCGCTGTCCGGCTTGCCGAGGGCTACCTCCTCCAGGGGGACCGATTGCGGGCGCGGCAGGTTTTGGAAGAGGTACTCGCGACCAGCCGGGAGGTCGGTTACCGGCAGCCCGAAGGGATGGCACACCGGCTCCTCGGCCAGTCCTTCACGCCTGACGATCCCAGGGCCGCCGCCGAGCACCTGGAGAGAGCGACAGGGATTCTGGAAGAGGTGGGAGCGCGGAACGAACTGGCCAAAGCGTTGGTGGCCCAGGCCGACCTGCACCGGGCTACGGGCGACACGCGCCTCGCGAGGCAGCTGTTGGAGCGGGCCTTTGCTCTCTTTGAGACCTTGGGCACGCTCGACGAGCCCTCTCGCGTCCGGGCCGCTCTCGCCGCCCTTCCAGACAGCTCCCCAGCCTGA